GCCCTCGCAGTCCGGCCGGCACAGCGGCTGGAACGGGAGGGCGATGACCACGGCGTCCCGGAACACGGGTTCCAGGTCCACGGTCTCGCGCACCACGAGCGGCTGCTCCCCGGCCTCGTCCTCGGACGCGCCGGTGAGGTACAGCTCCTGCAGGTCCACGGTGATCCCCTCATGCAGCGGGAGCAGGCAACGGCTGCACTCGCCCTTCAGGGTCGCGTCCGCGGTGCCGGTCACGAGGACTCCCTCGTGCACCGACTCCAGACGCAGGTCCAGCTCCACGGGGTCCCCCTCGGGGATCCCCAGCAGCGGCGTGGTGACGCCCGCGGGGGCGGGCCACTGCGCCGTCAGCTCACGCTGGACCCCGGCCCCGCGCGTCAGATCGCGCACGGGGATCACCCACGACGAGTCGGCGTCCTGGCGCTGTGTGGTGTCCATGGTCGCTCCTCTCGGCGGGTGGGACGGCGGGGTTTCACGGTCCGCTCGCACGCCCGGATCGGGGGTGCGGTGCGGCCTGGACGGGGTCCAGCCACGATGGACCGACAGCCCATCCTACCGGGTGCGTCCGCAACGGCCAAAGCCGGTCGCGGCCCGCGCGTCGCCGCCGGTCGCCCGCCGGGCTCAGAGCCCGGCGGCGAACCCCTTGAGCCAGGCGCGCAGGTCCCCGCCCAGCTCCTCGTGCCGGGTGCCGAACTCGACGACGGCCTGCAGGTAGCCCAGCTTGTCCCCCGTGTCGTACCGGCGGCCGTCGAAGACGACGGCGTACACGCCGCCGCCCTCGCCGTCGTCGCCGGCCAGGGTCTGGAGGGCGTCGGTCAGCTGGATCTCCCCGCCCCGGCCGGGGGGAGTGCGGTCCAGCACGTCGAAGACCTGCGGGGCCAGGACGTACCGGCCGATGACTGCCAGGGTGGAGGGGGCGTCCTCGCGGGCCGGCTTCTCCACGAGGCCGGTGACGCGCACGACGTCCTCGCCCTCCCCGGGCACGGCCTCCACCGCGGCCACGCCGTACGCGGAGACCGCCTCCTCGGGCACCTCCATGAGCGCGACGACGGAGCCGCCCAGGCGCTGTTGCACGTCGATCATGCGCGTGAGCAGGGCCTCGCCGTCGCCGATGATGTCGTCGCCGAGCAGGACCGCGAACGGCTCGTCGCCCACGTGGCGGCGGGCGCAGTTCACGGCGTGGCCCAGGCCGAGGGCCTCGCCCTGGCGCACGTAGTGGATGTCCCCCACCAGGTCGGACTCGCGGATCTGCGCCAGCCGCGTCGCGTCGCCCTTGCGCTCGAGGGTGGCTTCGAGCGCCGGGTGGCGGTCGAAGTGGTCCTCCAGGGCGCGCTTGTTGCGGCCCGTGATCATCAGGACGTCCTGGAGCCCGGCGCGGCGGGCCTCCGCCACCACGTACTCGATCGCCGGGCGGTCCACCACCGGGAGCATCTCCTTCGGCATCGCCTTCGTGGCCGGCAGGAAGCGCGTGCCCAGGCCGGCGGCGGGGATGACGGCCTTGCGGGTGCGGGGTCGGGACGGGACGGTCATGGGCGTCGATTCTCCTGCGGTCGGTTCGGGATGGGACGTGCGGAGGGTCCGGCCCGGGCGGGCCGGCGGCGGGCTCAGGGCTCGCCGTCGAGGCCGCGCAGCACCGCGGCGGGGACGAGCTCGGCGACGTCGCCGCCGAGGCCGTGGACCTCCTTGATGAGCGAGGAGGACAGGTGGGTGTAGCGGGCGTCCGCCGGCAGGTAGACCGTCTCCACCCCGGTGAGGTGGCGGTTCATCGCGGCCATGGGCGCCTCGAACTCCAGGTCGGTCCCGTTGCGCAGGCCCTTGACGATGGCGTCCGCGCCGATCTCGCGGCAGAACTCGGCGAGCAGCCCGAGGCCCATGGGGCGGACC
The sequence above is a segment of the Micrococcus endophyticus genome. Coding sequences within it:
- a CDS encoding YceD family protein, producing the protein MDTTQRQDADSSWVIPVRDLTRGAGVQRELTAQWPAPAGVTTPLLGIPEGDPVELDLRLESVHEGVLVTGTADATLKGECSRCLLPLHEGITVDLQELYLTGASEDEAGEQPLVVRETVDLEPVFRDAVVIALPFQPLCRPDCEGLCADCGIRLEDAPEGHAHERVDPRWAALAHLAGTSETSITETEER
- the galU gene encoding UTP--glucose-1-phosphate uridylyltransferase GalU; translation: MTVPSRPRTRKAVIPAAGLGTRFLPATKAMPKEMLPVVDRPAIEYVVAEARRAGLQDVLMITGRNKRALEDHFDRHPALEATLERKGDATRLAQIRESDLVGDIHYVRQGEALGLGHAVNCARRHVGDEPFAVLLGDDIIGDGEALLTRMIDVQQRLGGSVVALMEVPEEAVSAYGVAAVEAVPGEGEDVVRVTGLVEKPAREDAPSTLAVIGRYVLAPQVFDVLDRTPPGRGGEIQLTDALQTLAGDDGEGGGVYAVVFDGRRYDTGDKLGYLQAVVEFGTRHEELGGDLRAWLKGFAAGL
- the coaD gene encoding pantetheine-phosphate adenylyltransferase, which translates into the protein MRRAVCPGSFDPLHKGHVEVIARAANLFDEVVVAVSVNPAKRYRFSTEERIAMIESTLSSLAGVTVRPMGLGLLAEFCREIGADAIVKGLRNGTDLEFEAPMAAMNRHLTGVETVYLPADARYTHLSSSLIKEVHGLGGDVAELVPAAVLRGLDGEP